The Salvelinus namaycush isolate Seneca chromosome 5, SaNama_1.0, whole genome shotgun sequence genome segment TTGGATAGATGCCACTACCTTGAAAAGGAAAGAAGGGCGGGAGCAGCTATCACAACACTTACAGGAACAAGGGAGGAAGACTGAGAAATTATGCCACCCTGAAGTCTGTAGGGagcgagggaggaagggagaggaggaaatgagaggaggatgagggaggtaGATTCTGTATACCACCTGGGTTCTTGAGTGAGGAGGGAGCGAGAGGGCACTAACCTGTGGCATCTAGATAGTGGCAGATTGgggaggggaaggaaggaagggaattTATGGAGAAAAGGTGAAAgggggataaaaataaaataacagtattTGAATTGAGAGTGAATATTCATGTGTCAGAGTGGGCAGCACAGGATGCCACATTTAGTCCCATTACGGTATTCATGTGTCAGCCACCTGGCACTGGTAGAACAAACATTAACCAAACATTCAACTAAACTTCCTCtgagagttagggttaggttaagccTGTTCCGCTTTCACCTCATCAGAGGTCCCATTAGCCCCTCACTCAGTCACTGAACCCCCACACCACACAGATATGTGGTTGGGCACAGAAACATGAGAGGGTGAGACTCATGACTTTAATAAAATAATTTTTGAATGACATGACACGAAATAATAGCTTGGAGACAGAGAGATCTGCTCAACTAGATGTTTGTGTTGGATACTACAGAAAATGTGCTAGAAAGGTTTGTTAAACGTTGTTTTGATGTTTCTGTTTCATCATAGGGACGCTGGGGTACAACGAGAGCTCCTTCAAGTTTGAGATGTCCCAGATCGGCTTCTCCACACACGTTCTCGATGTGAGtccaccatgtgtgtgtgtgcgtacgtgtgcaAGCATGCGAGCGCGCGCGTGTCATGTACACTTGACTTGAATTTCTGATCTTTCATTGTACTGTATGTttaccctccccctcccccctctcccatgCGTGTGTTTCAGGATGGCATCCTGTTTGGGATGGTGGGGGCGTATGACTGGGACGGAGGGGTGCTGAAGGAGGGCGCTGAGGGCCGCATCATGCCCACCAGAGAGGCCTTTGAGTCAGAGTTCCCTCAGGAGCTCAAGAACCACGCTGCCTATCTGGGTGACTTAACTTACTTACGTTACACTATGTACACTTTACATTACACCGTTTTACACATAATACTACTAAACTTATCACTGTTTTACACGTAATACTACTAAACGTATCACTGTTTTACACATAATACTACTAAACGTATCACTGTTTTACACATAATAGTACTAAAGTATCACTGTTTTACACATAATACTACTAAACGTATCACTGTTTTACACATAATACTACTAAACGTATCACTGTTTTACACATAATACTACTAAACGTATCACTGTTTTACACATAATAGTACTAAACGTATCACTGTTTTACACATAATACTACTAAACGTATCACTGTTTTACACATAATACTACTAAACGTATCACTGTTTTACACATAATACTACTAAACGTATCACTGTTTTACACATAATACTACTAAACGTATCACTGTTTTACACATAATAGTACTAAAGTATCACTGTTTTACACATAATACTACTAAACGTATCACTGTTTTACACATAATACTACTAAACGTATCACTGTTTTACACATAATACTACTAAACGTATCACTGTTTTACACATAATACTACTAAACGTATCACTGTTTTACACATAATACTACTAAACGTATCACTGTTTTACACATAATACTACTAAACGTATCACTGTGTTACACATAATACTACTAAAGTATCACTGTtttatcactgtgtgtgtgtgtgtttaggctacACAGTGTCGTCAGTGATAGTGGGAGACTGGAGGAGGCTGTATGTGGCTGGAGCTCCCAGGTTCAAACACAAAGGAAAGGTCATTCTGTTTGAACTGAGCAACAATGGAGATGTCAACATTGCACAGGCCCTCAATGGAGAACAGgtagctagtgtgtgtgtgtgtgtatatacctcATTGGATGTATCTATCAATCaaactctcactctcactcacccccaacccccaaccccccaacccccctctccccttctcctcacCGCCAccatacccccctctctctctctctctctctctctctctctctctctctctctctcctctctctctctctctctctctctctctctctgtagattgGGTCGTACTATGGCAGTGAGGTGTGTGGGTTGGACGTGGACCAGGATGGCATTACTGATGTTCTGCTGGTGGCAGCACCCATGTACCTGGGCCCTGGCAACAAGGAGGCAGGCAGAGTCTACATCTACTCCCTCAGTGGGGTGAGACGGAGGGGAGTAGTGGGGGAGGACTGGGCTGTTGtcaggaagagggggggggggggtgtgagaGATGGGCGAAGGGGAGATAGAGTTAAGGGAGGGGAAAGGGGTTGAGGATATTAAAGGATAAGAAGAGGAATGTCTGGGAgctgctgactctctctctctctctctctctctctctctctctctctctctctctctctctctctctctctctctctctctctctctctctctctctctctctctctctctctctctctctctctctctctctctctctctctctctcgctctctctctctctctcgctctctctctctctctctctctcaggaggagGTGTTTGTGTCTAACGGTACTCTGAAGGCAGAGGATAGGTCCCAGGATGCTAGGTTTGGCTACGCCCTGGCCTCCGCCCCAGACCTCAACCATGACGGGTACACTGACCTGCTGGTGGGGGCACCCCTAGAGGACGGACACAATGGGGCCATATACGTCTACCACGGCCAGGGCATACACATCATCCACAACTACAAACAGGTAGACATACACATCGTCCACAACTACAAACAGGTAGACATACACATCATCCACAACTACAAACAGGTAGACATCCACATCATCCACAACTACAAACAGGTAGACATACACATCATCCACAACTACAAACAGGTAGACATACACATCATCCACAACTACAAACAGGTAGACATACACATCATCCACAACTACAAACAGGTagactgtcacgatcgttgtaatgatgagaccaaggcgcagcgtgcatagagttccacatacttttaaTAACGAGAAACTcactaaacaaaaacaataaagaacaacgaacgaaacgtgaagctatacgaatagtgcagacaggcaactaaacatagaacaagatcccacaaacacaaaagggaaatggctacctaaatatgatccccaatcagagacaacgataaacagctgtctctgattgggaaccatatcaggccaacatagacatacaatacACGTAGAtgacaaaaaccctagacatacaaaaaccctagacatacaaactagcgtacccaccctagtcacaccctgacctaaccaaaatatatataaaaacagagatatctaagggcAGGGCGTGACATAGACATACACATCATCTACAACTACAAACAGGTAGACATACACATCATCCACAACTACAAACAGGTAGACATACACATCATCCACAACTACAAACAGGTAGACATACACATCATCCACAACTACAAACAGGTAGACATACACATCATCCACAACTACAAACAGGTAGACATACACATCATCCACAACTACAAACAGGTAGACATACACATCATCCACAACTACAAACAGGTAGACATACACATCATCCCCAACTACAAACAGGTAGACATACACATCATCCACAACTACAAACAGGTAGACATACACATCATCCACAACTACAAACAGGTAGACATACACATCATCCACAACTACAAACAGGTAGACATACACATCATCCACAACTACAAACAGGTAGACATACACATCATCCACAACTACAAACAGGTAGACATACACATCATCCACAACTACAAACAGGTAGACATACACATCATCCACAACTACAAACAGGTAGACATACACATCATCCACAACTACAAACAGGTAGACATACACATCATCCACAACTACAAACAGGTAGACATACACATtggctctccatagccgacgtgagtaagacctttaaacaggtcaacatacacaaggctgcggggccagatggattaccaggacgtgtgctccgggcatgtgctgaccaactggcaggtgtcttcactgatatgttcaacatgtccctgattgagtctgtaataccaacatgtttcaaacagaccaccatagtccctgtgcccaagaacactaaggtgaCCTACCTAAATGAcaacagacccgtagcactcacgtccgtagccatgaagtgctttgaaaggctggtaatggctcacatcaacaccattatcccagaaaccctagacgcactccaatttgcataccgcccaaacagatccacagatgatgcaatctctattgcactccacactgcccttcccacctggacaaaaggaacacctatgtgagaatgctgttcattgactacagctcagtgttcaacaccatagtgccctcaaagctcatcactaagctaaggaccctgggactaaacatctccctctgcaactggatcatcCACAACTACAAACAGGTAGACATACACATCGTCCACAACTACAAACAGGTAGACATACACATCATCCACAACTACAAACAGGTAGACATACACATCATCCACAACTACAAACAGGTAGAGAAGGAAGTGTCACCAGAAGTATAGGTGGAGTCCATCTCTGTGAAAAGAAAAGTGAAGATTTGTTTTTAAAGTGATATCATTCTTAGCTATAGTATTTCCATTGACCTCATTCTACGTCTCTCTCCACCACTTCTCCACCCTCTTCTCTCCACCTCCTTgctcacctctccttctccctgtagCGTATCGCAGGGTcgtccctgtccccctctctgcagTACTTTGGGCGCAGTGTGAGTGCCAGATTGGACCTGGATGGAGATGGTCTGTTAGACCTGGCTGTGGGGGCCCAGGGCAGTGCTGTACTACTCAGGTAAGAaaggagggatgaggggaggtggaggaatgaagaggaggggatgggagggaTAAATTGTcagacttattttttttaaatgtgatgatgATCGTCATCATTGAATGATCaattctccctcccctctctccagttCTCGTAGTATAGTCCAGATCAACATGAGTCTGTCCTTCCAGCCCCACTCCATCAACGTCATCCAGAAGACGTgtcagagaggagggagggagtctGCCTGTCTCAACGCTACAGCCTGCTTCCTGGCTCTGTCCCGCTCCCCTGGAACTCACAGCAACAGCTTTggtaagggagagggagggaggggagagagggaggggaggggactggagagagtaagggggagggagagatgagggggaaGGAGATAGGAGGGAGGGAGTCCGCCTGTTAGATTTGATAGATTTGTTATCAACACTAacatccccttctccctcctcctcagaGCTGTCGGTGGTGGCCATGTTGGATGAGAGAAAGTTGACAGCGAGGGCGTTGTTTGACGACAGCAACCAGAGACAGTCACAGCTGGGGGTCAGAGTTCACACAGGACAGACCGTCTGCCACAACCTGCCCTTCCATGTGTTTGTGAGTACGACACACACACCAgagctcagctggtagagcatggtgcttgcaacgccaggatagtgggttcaattcccgcgACCAAACAGTgaccatacatttttttttaaagtgtgcacgcatgactgtaagccGCTTTGTATAAAAGcctctgctaaatggcatatacacacacacacacacacacacacacacacacacacacacacacacacacacacacacacacacacacacacacacacacactacacaactaacatacacacatgccctgacacaaacacacaaccaacaTGTACACGCTACTGCCACAACCTGCCCTTCCATATGTCACACACAATGCTGAAACACACATTTGCACACATTCTTCACCCCGACCGACACACACAATCTACATGCTGAAACACTACATTCTGTTGATATTGACCTCTAAccctttgtctctgtctgtgaTAGGACACAGCTGACTACATCCGTCCAATCAGCTTCTCCCTGCGCTTTAAGATCAACGACACAGAGAGCGGCCCAGTGCTGGACGAAGGCTGGCCCACCACCTTCACGAGATCGGtcagtgtgtggggtgtgtgtggggtgtgtgtggggtgcTCGTAGCATCCTGGCCAAATTGTATGATGTAatgtactgttactgtacgtATCTACAGTATTACTCTGGCACCTCCATTTCAAATACTGTACATTGATGTCTCCAGATTGCGTTCTTCAAAGACTGTGGTGAGGATGATGTGTGTGTCACTGATCTGGTGCTGCAGGCTCATATGGACATCTCTGGGACAAGGtacatctcacacacacaaacacaaacacacacgcaaacatgtgcacacacacatgcatggacacacacgtatagacacacacacacctgatcaaAAATGTTCCTCTCTTTTTTTTGTCCAGTCAACACACAATCAGCCAAACAATTACTAGCGTTCCTGTTGTATTCATGTATTAATGTTGTGTAGTTGTTGTATTAATGTTGTGTAGTAGTTGTGTAGTAGTTGTATGAATGTCTGAACGTAACTCCTCTCTGCAGACAGCAGCCCTATGTGATCCGTAGCCCTCGCAGACGTCTGGCTGTAGAAGTCCAGCTGCAGAACAGACTGGAGAACGCCTACAACACCAGCCTATCGCTGCACTACTCACGCAACCTCCACTTCTCTAGTCTCAGTATACGGGTacgaagtacacacacacacacacacacacacacacacacacacacacacagacagacagacagacagacagacagacagacagacagacagacagacagacagacagacagacagacagacagacagacagacagacagacagacagacagacagacagacagacagacagacagacagacagacagacagacagacagacagacagacagacagacagacagacagacagacagacagacagacagacagacagacagacagacagacagacagacagacagacagacagacagacagacagacagacagaacgcgtgcgcacgcgcacacgcacacacacacagatttgcaACATGAACCTGACAATTTTATTctgtctcctcccccttctctctcttcctccctccctttcgATGTCTCCatccctatctttctctctctctccctctctctctctaggaggaTACCCAGTTGAAAATTGAGTGTACATCTCTCAGTTCCAACAGTCATTCCTGTAATGTCAGCTATCCTGTGTTCCGCTCCCACTccaaggtctgtctgtctggcatcaaatacactgaacaaaaatataaacacaacatgtaaagtgttggtcccatgtttcatgagctgaaataaaagatcccagaaatgttccatacgcacaaaaagcgtatttttctcaaatattgtgcacaaatttgtttacatccctgttagtgagcatttctcctttgccaagataatccatccacctgacaggtgtggcatatcaaaaatatgattaaacggcatgatcattacacaggtgcaccttgtgctggggacaataaaaggccaaaaaacaacacaatgccacagatgtctcaagttttgagggagcgtgcaattggcatgctgactgcaggaatgtctccagtgctgttgccaaataatttaatgttaatttctctaccataagcttcctccaacgtcgttttagagaatttggtagtatgtccaaccgggctcacaatcgcagaccacgtgtagccacaccagctcaggacctccacatccggcctcTTCAccagcgggatcgtctgagaccagccacccggacagctgatgaaactgtgggtttgcacaactgaagaatttctgcacaaactgtcagaaaccgtctcagggaagctcatttgTGTGCTCggcgtcctcaccagggtcttgacttgaTTACAGTTCGGCGTTGTaatcgacttcagtgggcaaatgctcaacttcgatggccactggcacgctggagaagtgtgctcttcacggatgaatcccggtttcagcTGTACAGATGTCAGAcatatggcgttgtgtgggcgagtggtttgctgatgtcaacgttgtgaacagagtgccccatggtggcggtggggttatggtatgggaagaCAACAAATCCAATTCCATTTTATGGATgataatttgaatgcacagagatactgtgacgagatcctgagggccATTGTCTTgccatccgccaccatcacctcatgtttcagcatgataatgcacggacccatgtcgcaaggatctgtacacaattcttggaatctgaaaatgtcccagttcttccatggcctgtttactcaccagacatgtcacccattgagcatgtttgggatgctctggatcgacgtgtacgacagcgtgttcctgtTCCTTccaatatccagtaactttgcagagccattgaagaggagtgggacaacattccacaggccacaatcaacagcctgatcatctctatgcgaaggagatgtgttgcactgcatgaggcaaatggaaaaatcttagaaattgtttcatgatgcatttatatttttgttcagtgtagttctgACACCACAAACTCAATCCCCCacacctcttctcttctctcggTCAGGTGAACTTCATGTTAGAGTTTGAGTTCAGCTGTACGTCTCTGCTCAGTAAAGTCCAGATGAAACTCACAGTTGCCAGGTAACTCATTATAATCCTATGGAGGAATGTAAAGGGATTCCTATTGGGAGCTTCTAGAAATTAACCTGAAATTCAGCCTCCACTGATTCCGTCTAACCCTAGTCATAATCCTACAGTAGAGACAGAAGTactgtgtgtttgtcttgtcaTGTGTCTGTCACATAAGCCTAGTCATAATCCTACAGCAGAGACAGAAGTactgtgtgtttgtcttgtcaTGTGTCTGTCACATACATCTCTGTGTTCCTGGTTCCCATAGTGACAGTGTGGAGAGAGAGGCTACGTTGGGAGACAACAGTGTTCAGCTCCAGACTGTGGTTCAGTACGAACCTGACCTCTTCATCACCAGGttagtctctctctttctatctctctctctctctctctctctctctctctctctctctctgtctctctctcattccctgtaTCTCTACCTTTATTTGTAGTGACTCCAATCTGAACCGTTATGAGGTCCACCCAACCAGAACCATATCAGAGGCAATAGGACCAGAGTTCTACACACACTTCAGGGTAAGCACACAATATATCCGTGTCCCTAATATCCTTACTGAACAATCACACACATAACCATACAGACTgtctttatacacacacacacacgtcagactAATGTGTTCTGTGTGTAGCTGCAGAACCTGGGCTGTTACAGTGTGAGTAACCTGGAGTTGAGGCTGAGCCTGCCCTCTGTAGCAGCTGGAGACAGAGTCTTCATGGCTGTTACTGAGGTCTTCTCTTACAACGTGAGTACTAACCATCTCTCACTACTGTTGGAATAAACAGTTATTGTCATTTCTCTCTGGTTCTGAACTGTGACCTTTGTGATGTCAGGTGACAGGGGTGAACTGCAGTGTAGACAGTGACGTGTCCCAGctgaaggacagacagagagatgtacGACCACTACATCCTGAAGACATGCAACAGACTGACCTACTGGtgagaacagacacacacatatacactgatgcacgcacatacatgcacacacacacaaatacccaCACACAAGATGATCACATTCACAATCCTAACTAGCAAAATAGTATATTTACAGTTGTAACATGTTTCTGTTTTCGGTGTGTAGAACTGCAGCAGGTCGTGGTGTGTGGAGGTGGTGTGTGAGGTACAGCAGCTGCATCGAGGACAGACCGCTCTCATACGAGTCAGTCGCAGGGTCCACGACAACTTCTTCAGACAGGTAtgaagtttctctctctctctctctctctctctctctcactcactcactcactcactcactcactcactcactcactcactcactcactcactcactcactcactcactcactcactcactcactcactcactcactcactcactcactcactcacacacacacacacacacacacacacacacacacacacacacacacacacacacacacacacacacacacacacacacacacacacacacacacacacacacacacacacacacacacacacagctctaacTATAAAAACACTCACTCTGACTTTGTGTCTCTGTCACCAGGCTAAGTTTAAGGTGGTGAGGATAGTGAGTGCCTATCGTCTGGCTGCTCAGGAATCTAACCTGGTCACTCTGGGGAGTGGCGCCATCTGGAGGGAGGTGAGAGAATAGCAGGATTaacactcaaatcaaatcaaatttatttatatagctcttcttacatcagctgatatctcaaagtgctgtacagaaacccagcctaaaaccccaatcagcaagcaatgcaggtgtagaagcacagtggctaggaaaaactccctagaaaggccaaaacctaggaagaaacctagagaggaaccaggctatgaggggtgaccagtcctcttctggctgtgccgggtggagattataatagaacatggccaagatgttcaaatgttcataaatgaccagcatggtcaaataataatgatcacagtagttgtcgagggtgcagcaagtcagcacctcaggagtaaatgtcagttggcttttcatagccgatcattaagagtatctctaccgctcctgctgtctctagagagttgaaaacagcaggtctgggacaggtagcacgtccggtgaacaggtcggggttccatagccgcaggcagaacagttgaaactggagcagcagcatggccaggtggactggggacagcaaggagtcatcatgccaggtagtcctgaggcatggtcctagggctaaggtcctccgagagagagaaagagagaattagagagagcatacttaaattcacacaggacaccggataagacaggagaagtactccagatataacaaactga includes the following:
- the itga10 gene encoding integrin alpha-10, giving the protein MELHKYLLLLKLIVLLKVLLLHNLSSPNLSLSLSLLSGLCECFNIDVKRPRIYTGPEEALFGFSVLQHDNAGDKSMLVGAPWDGPSNTRRGDVYKCIVGEERSSNCTKTNLGESTLQNVSRNLKNSHLGMTLSPDSPDGFLACAPLWSQECGTSVFSTGICASVSDDLEPRETIAPTAQRCATYMDIVIVLDGSNSIYPWYEVQNFLSNILSKFHISPEQMQVGVLQYGEVAVHEWSLRDYQTTQEVVEAAKNISRQEGRETRTAYAIHMGCTEAFSPERGAREGATKVMIVVTDGESHDGEELPDALEECEKRNITRYAIAVLGHYIRRQQDPETFISEIKYIASDPDDKYFFNVTDEAALNDIVDALGDRIFTLEGTLGYNESSFKFEMSQIGFSTHVLDDGILFGMVGAYDWDGGVLKEGAEGRIMPTREAFESEFPQELKNHAAYLGYTVSSVIVGDWRRLYVAGAPRFKHKGKVILFELSNNGDVNIAQALNGEQIGSYYGSEVCGLDVDQDGITDVLLVAAPMYLGPGNKEAGRVYIYSLSGEEVFVSNGTLKAEDRSQDARFGYALASAPDLNHDGYTDLLVGAPLEDGHNGAIYVYHGQGIHIIHNYKQRIAGSSLSPSLQYFGRSVSARLDLDGDGLLDLAVGAQGSAVLLSSRSIVQINMSLSFQPHSINVIQKTCQRGGRESACLNATACFLALSRSPGTHSNSFELSVVAMLDERKLTARALFDDSNQRQSQLGVRVHTGQTVCHNLPFHVFDTADYIRPISFSLRFKINDTESGPVLDEGWPTTFTRSIAFFKDCGEDDVCVTDLVLQAHMDISGTRQQPYVIRSPRRRLAVEVQLQNRLENAYNTSLSLHYSRNLHFSSLSIREDTQLKIECTSLSSNSHSCNVSYPVFRSHSKVNFMLEFEFSCTSLLSKVQMKLTVASDSVEREATLGDNSVQLQTVVQYEPDLFITSDSNLNRYEVHPTRTISEAIGPEFYTHFRLQNLGCYSVSNLELRLSLPSVAAGDRVFMAVTEVFSYNVTGVNCSVDSDVSQLKDRQRDVRPLHPEDMQQTDLLNCSRSWCVEVVCEVQQLHRGQTALIRVSRRVHDNFFRQAKFKVVRIVSAYRLAAQESNLVTLGSGAIWRETVLEVLKGRAIPISLWILIGSIIGGLLLLALIIFAMWKLGFFTRKQIKDEELED